The following coding sequences lie in one Panicum virgatum strain AP13 chromosome 6N, P.virgatum_v5, whole genome shotgun sequence genomic window:
- the LOC120677873 gene encoding uncharacterized protein LOC120677873, which translates to MSTSRERLPDEHRTRSEQYHQRGGGGVYGDRHQQREGYGAGGVYDDRHPPHDAYGDRQQQRDGYGGGHWRHEDGRRPHRRPRYNDFRGHRSGVLEWTAAVVFTVLAIVVLLAAVTVLVVVLLLQPRSPYLAVRTARLDALVYDQQGALDDVQLSLLVEARNANARSAASFSRLELRLEFGGVVLARLRADPFGLPPRGALPLAYVARARGAPLDATRSAAVEAALRDGVVPFGLDGEARTAWKIAGLVGVHHWTRLACELRFFWPNGTALHFSCNSKSKFWFF; encoded by the coding sequence atGTCGACCAGCCGGGAGCGCCTCCCTGACGAGCACCGGACACGTTCCGAGCAGTACCACcaacgaggcggcggcggcgtctacgGCGACCGGCATCAGCAGCGCGAGGgctacggcgccggcggcgtctaCGACGACCGGCATCCGCCGCACGACGCCTACGGcgaccggcagcagcagcgcgacggctacggcggcggccacTGGCGGCACGAAGACGGGCGGCGGCCGCACCGGCGGCCGCGGTACAACGACTTCCGGGGGCACCGGTCGGGCGTGCTGgagtggacggcggcggtggtgttcaCGGTGCTGGCCATCGTGGTGCTGCTGGCGGCGGTGActgtgctggtggtggtgctgctgctccAGCCCCGGTCGCCGTACCTGGCCGTCCGGACGGCGAGGCTCGACGCGCTGGTGTACGACCAGCAGGGCGCGCTGGACGACGTGCAGCTGTCGCTCCTCGTCGAGGCCCGCAACGCCAACGCGCGCTCCGCCGCGTCGTTCTCGCGCCTGGAGCTCCGGCTGGAGTTCGGCGGCGTGGTCCTCGCCAGGCTCCGCGCCGACCCGTTCGGCCTGCCGCCCAGGGGCGCCCTGCCGCTGGCCTacgtggcgcgcgcgcggggcgcgCCGCTCGACGccacccgcagcgccgccgtggaggccgCGCTCCGGGACGGCGTGGTGCCGTTCGGGCTGGACGGGGAGGCCAGGACGGCGTGGAAGATCGCGGGGCTCGTCGGCGTCCACCACTGGACCCGGCTGGCCTGCGAGCTCCGGTTCTTCTGGCCCAACGGCACCGCGCTCCACTTCAGCTGCAACTCCAAGTCCAAGTTCTGGTTCTTCTGA